In Oryza sativa Japonica Group chromosome 2, ASM3414082v1, the following are encoded in one genomic region:
- the LOC4329821 gene encoding putative UDP-rhamnose:rhamnosyltransferase 1, with product MDASPLHVVVFPWLAFGHLLPALELAGRLASRGLRVSFVSTPRNIARLRRPCPSVEFVELPLPRVDGLPDGAEATTDVPDHMSSALWKASDGLTAPFSAFLDAAAAAGNKVDWLILDGMLSWAAASAADRKVPCVLMMPYTATACAHFGVPDEARDADRFPSAIARRFVSAFRSSELLAVRSCVEFEPESVPLLSNIFGKPVVPIGLLPPPQVDGDGDGDTALMSSWLDRQPPKSVVYVALGSEAPLTAEQRRELALGLELSGAPFLWALRKPHGGDDDGGLLPPGFEERTRGRGMVKTEWVPQLKILAHAAVGAFLTHCGHSSVIEGLRFGHPLVMLPLFLDQFTNASYLEGARGVGVQVARDGEHGGAFDRDGVAAAVRAAVVDEESKKALAANAGKMGEVVADTECHERCIDAFIQQLRSYTTTRTGY from the coding sequence ATGGATGCCTCCCCGCTGCACGTCGTCGTCTTCCCGTGGCTCGCGTTCGGCCACCTCCTCCCTgccctcgagctcgccggccgcctgGCCTCGCGCGGCCTCCGCGTGTCCTTCGTCTCCACCCCGCGCAACAtcgctcgcctccgccgcccgtgcccgtCCGTCGAGTTCGTCGAGCTGCCGCTCCCGCGCGTCGACGGCCTCCCCGACGGCGCCGAGGCCACCACCGACGTCCCCGATCACATGTCATCCGCTCTCTGGAAGGCCTCCGATGGGCTCACCGCGCCCTTCTCCgccttcctcgacgccgccgccgccgcggggaacAAGGTCGACTGGCTCATCCTCGACGGCATGCTTTCctgggccgccgcctccgccgccgaccgcaAGGTTCCCTGCGTCCTCATGATGCCGTACACGGCGACGGCGTGCGCGCATTTCGGCGTGCCGGATGAGGCGCGGGACGCCGACCGTTTCCCCTCCGCCATAGCCCGGCGGTTCGTCTCGGCCTTCCGGAGCAGCGAGCTTCTCGCCGTGCGGAGCTGCGTGGAGTTCGAGCCCGAGTCGGTGCCTCTCCTGTCGAACATCTTCGGCAAGCCGGTCGTCCCCATCggccttctcccgccgccgcaggttgacggcgacggcgacggcgacacagCTCTCATGTCCTCGTGGCTCGACAGGCAGCCGCCCAAGTCCGTCGTCTACGTCGCGCTCGGGAGCGAGGCGCCGCTGACCGCGGAGCAgcggcgcgagctggcgctcgggcTGGAGCTCTCCGGCGCGCCCTTCCTCTGGGCCCTGAGGAAGCctcacggcggcgacgacgacggcggcctccTGCCTCCGGGATTCGAGGAGCGGACGCGCGGGCGCGGGATGGTGAAGACGGAGTGGGTGCCCCAGCTCAAGATCCTGGCGCACGCCGCCGTGGGCGCCTTCCTGACGCACTGCGGCCACAGCTCCGTCATCGAGGGGCTCCGGTTCGGCCATCCTCTCGTCATGCTGCCACTGTTCCTCGACCAGTTCACTAACGCGAGCTACTTGGAAGGGGCGAGAGGGGTTGGGGTGCAGGTGGCCAGGGatggcgagcacggcggcgcctTCGACCGGGACGGCGTCGCCGCAGCCGTCCGGGCCGCCGTGGTGGATGAAGAGAGCAAGAAGGCGCTCGCCGCCAACGCCGGGAAGATGGGGGAGGTGGTGGCCGACACGGAGTGTCACGAGAGGTGCATCGACGCTTTCATTCAGCAGCTCAGGTCCTATACAACGACAAGGACTGGTTATTAG